A genomic region of Gadus macrocephalus chromosome 5, ASM3116895v1 contains the following coding sequences:
- the pals1a gene encoding protein PALS1, with protein sequence MHEMTSSHLNGHVGDGEGGGEEEMRGGSQHREMAVDCPGELGSRTLPVRRSAQLERIRQHQEDLRRRREEEGRQLDLNASLRLRKLSQNPHVGIDNPTFLQDSHTPQQPALGSQHAQTVLELEELLQSLKQVKGCLSDAQSQSDVELVLSLLQKADFQSALRIHNAVANSMHRPSPPYPHTHQALQLTMEVEGLVQSSQNKDGLELQSLLSDTRVQALLVAHDGVAEREMQLEPVSPAGETVTQWGGETVKIVRIEKARDIPLGATVRNDMDSVVISRVVRGGAAERSGLLSVGDEILEINGVEIRGKDVNQVFDILADMHGILTFVLIPSTEGKPPPIKETVIHVKAHFDYDPSDDPYVPCRELGLSFQKGDILHIISQTDPNWWQAYRDGDEENQPLAGLVPGKSFQQQREAMKQTIEEDKEPEKSGKLWCAKKNKRKRKKLLYNAHKNEDNDIEEILTYEEMALYHQPANRKRPIALIGPLSCGQAELKQRLVNSQPERFAGAVPHTTRSRRDGESGARDYHFVSRQAFEAELAAGKLIESGEFEKNLYGTSSDSVRQIINTGKICLLCLHTQSLKILRSSDLKPYIIFIAPPSQERLRALLAKENKNPKPEELRIVIEKAREMEQSCGHLFDAVIVNTDQEKAYSELLRLINKLDTEPQWVPCSWLR encoded by the exons ATGCATGAGATGACGAGCTCCCATCTGAACGGACATGTTGGTGACGGGGAaggcggaggagaggaggagatgagggggggTTCTCAGCACAGAGAGATGGCAGTGGACTGTCCTGGGGAGCTGGGAAGCAGGACCCTGCCGGTACGAAGATCCGCTCAGCTGGAAAGGATAAGGCAACATCAG gAAGACCTCCGACGGCGCcgcgaggaggaggggaggcagTTGGATCTGAACGCGTCCCTCAGGCTCCGCAAGCTCTCCCAGAACCCCCACGTAGGGATTGACAACCCCACCTTCCTGCAGGACTCACACACGCCCCAGCAACCCGCGCTGGGAAGCCAGCACGCACAGACAGTGTTGG agctggaggagctgctccAGTCCCTCAAGCAGGTGAAGGGCTGCCTGTCCGACGCCCAGAGTCAGAGTGACGTGGAGCTGGTGCTGTCACTGCTCCAGAAG GCTGACTTCCAGTCTGCGCTCAGGATCCACAATGCTGTGGCCAACAGCATGCACCGCCCCTCCCCGCCATATCCACACACGCACCAAGCGCTGCAGCTGACCATGGAG GTGGAGGGTTTGGTCCAGTCCAGTCAGAATAAAGATGGCTTAGAGCTGCAGAGTCTACTCTCTGACACACGTGTGCAG GCTCTGCTCGTGGCTCATGACGGCGTGGCAGAGAGGGAAATGCAGCTGGAGCCGGTGTCCCCTGCAGGGGAGACTGTGACCCAGTGGGGCGGGGAGACAGTGAAGATAGTGCGCATTGAGAAGGCCAGGGACATACCACTG GGCGCCACGGTGCGTAACGACATGGACAGTGTGGTGATCAGCCGGGTGGTGCGCGGGGGCGCTGCGGAGCGCAGCGGCCTACTGTCCGTGGGCGACGAGATCCTGGAGATCAACGGGGTCGAGATCCGGGGAAAGGACGTGAACCAGGTGTTTGATATACTG GCGGACATGCACGGCATCCTCACCTTTGTGCTGATCCCCAGCACAGAGGGTAAACCTCCTCCCATCAAGGAGACAGTG ATTCACGTGAAGGCCCATTTTGATTACGACCCCTCAGACGACCCCTACGTACCCTGCAGAGAGCTCGGACTGTCCTTCCAGAAGGGAGACATCCTCCACATCATCAGTCAGACGGATCCCAACTGGTGGCAGGCGTACCGTGATGGTGACGAGGAGAACCAGCCCCTGGCCGGACTGGTCCCCG GCAAAAGTtttcagcagcagagagaggcaATGAAGCAGACGATTGAGGAGGACAAAGAACCAGAGAAGTCTG GAAAGCTCTGGTGTGCAAAAAAGaacaagaggaagagaaagaagcTGCTTTACAATGCCCACAAGAACGAAG ATAATGACATTGAAGAAATTCTCACCTATGAGGAAATGGCCCTGTACCATCAACCAGCCAACAGGAAGCGGCCGATTGCActgattggtccactgagctgtGGCCAGGCGGAGCTTAAGCAGAGACTGGTCAACAGCCAACCAGAGCGCTTCGCTGGGGCTGTCCCTC ACACTACAAGGAGTCGTCGCGATGGAGAGTCGGGTGCGCGAGACTACCATTTTGTGTCTCGTCAGGCATTTGAAGCAGAATTAGCCGCCG GTAAACTGATAGAATCTGGCGAGTTTGAGAAGAACTTGTATGGGACCAGTTCAGACTCTGTGAGACAAATCATCAACACTGGAAAGATCTGCCTTCTCTGTCTGCATACACAG TCTCTGAAGATATTGAGGAGTTCAGACCTGAAGCCCTACATCATCTTCATCGCCCCACCTTCACAAGAGAGACTGAGGGCCCTCTTGGCCAAGGAAAACAAGAACCCCAAG CCCGAGGAGCTGCGCATCGTGATCGAGAAAGCACGGGAGATGGAGCAGAGCTGCGGCCACCTGTTTGACGCGGTCATCGTCAACACAGACCAGGAGAAGGCCTACAGCGAGCTGCTACGCCTCATCAACAAGCTGGACACGGAGCCGCAGTGGGTCCCCTGCTCCTGGCTCCGTTGA